From the genome of Impatiens glandulifera chromosome 9, dImpGla2.1, whole genome shotgun sequence, one region includes:
- the LOC124913750 gene encoding uncharacterized protein LOC124913750: MSGAQGAEPPGSRTATTYKSVKGGNNKTKLDSANHNSNNEDQGGIQVQMLQDKIPDSSGAGGPVFGAGDQDNKQDLGVTGTGA, translated from the coding sequence atgtCAGGGGCGCAAGGAGCTGAGCCGCCGGGATCGAGGACGGCGACGACATATAAATCGGTGAAGGGAGGAAATAACAAAACGAAACTGGATTCTGCAAATCATAATTCCAATAATGAAGACCAGGGTGGAATCCAAGTCCAAATGCTCCAGGACAAGATACCTGATTCCTCTGGTGCCGGTGGCCCTGTCTTTGGCGCCGGCGATCAAGACAATAAGCAAGATCTCGGTGTTACAGGCACCGGCGcctga